The nucleotide sequence aaAAAGAATTTTGTATATAACACAAATTTATCGATATAACACATAAATCTTTATACATAGCACATAATCTTTTCTAcaaatatattttgttagttgGGTGAGTCAATATTATAGATATGtagtcttttaaaaatttttatactgtacatcaaaatttttatattatgcaccaaaatttttatattgtacattaaattttttgaactgtgaatcaaaatttatgtactcTAATTTTCTGAATTTATATAAAAGAAGAAGACTACGACAAGTATGGTAACGATggaaaatcaaaaagaaaaaaggatTTGGAGTATATAATTCTCAAAAAATTTATGTATTATAAATCAAAGTTTATGTAATATACATATTTTATGGATACAATATACAAATTTTTGTATAATATTTCTTATAAATAAAAGAGCGTGcaagaatttaattaaaaacttGGTTCAAACGCCTGGTATTTTTcacaaataaaagaagagaatttTATCAGAAAGAGAAAAAGTTAAACTATAATTAATATGAATAATGATGATAATATACATATTCATTCTTAATTATAAANNNNNNNNNNNNCATTTTCATTAAatgtattattaataaaatttatgtttgataatacaataataatattttgaaaataaaatatttctatCAGGAAATCTTTAATAATATCAGTATTTTTTTACAAATTCATAGTAAACAtatcgtaaaaaaaaaaaaaaaaatcatatatggagtaatattattaaaaatatgagtgatattgttattttttaatattaattacataaaatctaATCCAACTCTAGCGATTTATTTAAAATTGGATCCAATCAAATTAAAACTGTTATGATTTTGATTTGTCATTTTGCATTGAATTAAATGAACAATGTTATTTTGACCAAACACTTGTATCACAAATTCATACTAATATGCCACATTATTCTAACAAAACGAATATCCATTTTTCCAAAATTACCCCCAAAAAAACACGTGCCAAGATCCAATTGCAAGATTTCAACAACCGCAACACTACACGTGTGTGGACACAAACAAAACCTTCACGTTTTCCCCCCGAACTTTCGTAAgccaaaaaataacaaaaataataaaacaaaattaaaatactctTATCCCGGTTCTCTTAAACGGAAAAAGCAGCAAAACTAGGCCAATAAAACCAGAAACATGCATAATCAAAACCAAATCCTCTCAGTCACTATTCAAAACCCAACAAATAACAGATTTTGCGACCAACCCATTTCAATTCCCACCCCCGATAACAAAACCCATATCCCAATTTTCAATCTTCACCATCAACGGCAAATCTTCATTTTCCGGTAGTCCCAATGCCGGAAATTGAAGACCACTCGCCACCGTCTCCGACGGAGCAAAGGGCTCTATTCGGGAAATACGACCTTGGAAGGCTCTTAGGATGCGGCGCGTTCGCGAAGGTTTACCACGCGCGGAACCTTGAGACTGGAGAAAGCGTGGCGGTGAagatcataaacaagaagaagttACAGGGAACCGGTTTAGCCGGTAACGTGAAGCGAGAGATAAACATAATGAGTAGGTTGCACCACCCTCACATCGTGAAGCTCCGCGAGGTTCTTGCGACGAAGACGAAGATCTTCTTCGTAATGGAGTTTATTAAAGGTGGTGAATTGTTTGCGAGGGTTTCTAAGGGGAGATTCTCGGAAGATCTGAGCCGTCAGTATTTTCATCAGCTGATCTCGGCCGTTGGATATTGCCACTCGCGTGGGGTGTTTCATAGGGATCTTAAACCGGAGAATCTCTTGCTTGATGAACATGGCAATTTGAAGGTTTCGGATTTTGGATTGAGTGCAGTTAGGGATCAGGTCAGGGCTTTGGCTTCAATTAACAGCATAATTTCGGGTTAATTTCATCTTTCATATTCTAATTATTATTCAATTTAGGGTTCGAATTTGCAAAGTATTCTTTAGTCCTAACATTATATTTTAGAAAGAGATTGAAGAAATTCAACAAATAACTTATTACTTATTACGTTTGGATTTTTTACGTTAAAAACATTTCTAAGAAGTGCTTTTCTAAACCATTTTCTATTTGTTTATAGAATTTGCTTTTGATATATTGTACTATAAAACAATTTTGAGTTAATAATCAGATTGGTTTATGAATAGATAGTGAtcctcaaaattttaatttacttcatttgattttttaatttaatatttgtgACTTACGTTTTTTATCTTTATACTTCAATTTGTtctctaaaaatattttaaaattttaaaaattggttTACTGACGGAAGTAAAGTTAGAACCAATGTGAGCCATAAATATTATTGAATAAAACACTAGTATAATTTCAGGAATATTAACTCAATtcattccatttttttttttaaattaagagtGGAACTCGAATTTGAGATCTTTTAGTGAGAAGGAGAGACTATGCATAGCTCGTTGGCTAACTCAATCCATTCAATTACgtataaatggttatgaaaaaaaatgTGATTAAACGATGTTTAATCTTTTACATGATTATTTTATcagaattaaatttttatttataattattatgtTTTACCAAATATAATAATTAGATTCTGTACCTTTTTAAAGCGTACAAACTAATCTAGACAAAGTTGAAtcttattttttaagaaaagttTTTACGTTTATGCTTCTAATGAACACTGGCATCTTTCCCAACATTTttgacacttttttttttccagaTACACCCTGATGGACTATTACACACGCTGTGTGGGACCCCTGCCTACGTGGCACCTGAGATTCTATCGAAACGCGGCTACGACGGTGCCAAAGTTGACGTATGGTCATGCGGCGTCGTTTTGTTCGTTCTAACGGCAGGGTACTTGCCGTTTAATGACCCGAACTTAATGGTTATGTATAGAAAGATCTACAAAGGAGAGTTTCGGTGTCCACGTTGGATGTCACCGGATCTCAAAAGATTCCTCCGGAAGCTTCTAGATGTTAACCCAGAGACAAGAATAACTGTCGAAGAAATGAAAAAGGATCCGTGGTTTAGAAAGGGCTACAAAGAGATTAAGCCTTATGAGGATGATTATGGGCTTGGGCTTGGGGTTGGGCCCAATAAGGTCTTGAATGCGTTTGATATAGTAACTTTTTCTTCCGGTTTGGATTTGTCAGGGCTGTTTGGTGATATTGGTAGTGGGAAGGGAGAGTGGTTGGTGGTTAGGGGGTTACCGGAGGAGGTGGTGGAGGTGGCGGAGGAGGTTGGGGTGGCGCAAGGGATGGCGGTGAGGTGGAAGAAGGAGGGTGGGGTTGACTTGGGAAGGATGAAAGGGgaattggagattggggtggaagCTTACCGGCTACCGGCCGAGATGGTTTTGGTTGAGGTTAGAAAGAAGTTTGGGGATGACGTGGCTTTTAGGGAACTTTGGGAGAATAAACTCAAGCCTAGGTTTCTCTTGTTAAAATGTGGTTCCGATGTTGCGACCACCTCGTCGCAACATAACGAGGAACCAGAGTCTCCGGTTCTAAACGAACAAAGCAGAAACAATAAACCAGAAGTGATTTATGATCAATGTTGAGACAAATCCTGAAAGAATTGGGTCAAAAAATTCTTACCCGATCCAAACCAGTTCGATGgcaatttaattggttcgattTTAATTTGTCTTTAATTTAATCCAATTCGAACCACAAACATCCCTATCAAACATTATTGTTAAATGAAGTGTGAtcgttcgaatcccgccttgtgcatgcagcagtTTATTGGCTAGTGGCAGACCTTTAAATGGAGCTCCGATCTGCGACGGATTAGTCTTTCGCCTGTCGGGTTGGGGATACCGtgggcaacaaaaaaaaaaaaaagaagtgtgaTCTACTGATTTCACAAAAGGGTTCATACATCCAATAATAGATGGAGTGGGGTCAACGAGACTCCATCTAATGGATGATGGGAGATGAATTGAGAATTTGGGATGATGTTTGAAACTGAATTGAAGCTTCTTAAAACAACGAAGGTTGGTGGTGGGGCAGAATGTTTGATTACCGTAGCACATGCATCGGTTTGGGACTTGAAAATGAAGATGGTGGGTTAGATTTGGAAATTTTTGGATGGTAATGACCTCTCAACAATGATTATATATGAttggatttatttatttatataagaaaaataatagaTAAGGGAGGGAGTATGTAAGAAAAAATGATAGACAAGTGGATTCTTTTGACGTAGGAACTATAGTTTTTAACATATGCTAAGGACTCAATTTTCTAGCTTTGTAAGAAAAAATGATGTAACAAAAATGGAAAAATCATGCACGTGTTAGGCATGTTTTTGCATTGAGGTTACCATCAGAATATGTAAATAAGTAAGTTAACATACAAGCTACAAATAATGGAGGATAGAATCCAAAAGAAATTAAGAATGCATTCGCCATTTTTTTTATACGGAAGgggattctttctttctttttgttttttattttttttactttttattttttattaggtgatttaatacttttttttctttccaaattttgATTTATTATGTGCATTTAATATGGAGACCTTTTTATATTACTAATAATTCTTGGTAGAGCTAGTTTTTTTCTTTCATTGCTTAATGGATAGTGGTGATACAATGCCCTGGCATAGATGATTATAAATTAGACAATTAGTAAAAATGCAAACAAGCCAATTTCTCAAATACCAAAGACTCTTTTttgtccatttttattttattttaaaaaacgacttattcatttttttaatttattatttctcAAACAGGTTCAGAGGCTCAATTTTTTGA is from Arachis ipaensis cultivar K30076 chromosome B01, Araip1.1, whole genome shotgun sequence and encodes:
- the LOC107642683 gene encoding CBL-interacting serine/threonine-protein kinase 11, producing MPEIEDHSPPSPTEQRALFGKYDLGRLLGCGAFAKVYHARNLETGESVAVKIINKKKLQGTGLAGNVKREINIMSRLHHPHIVKLREVLATKTKIFFVMEFIKGGELFARVSKGRFSEDLSRQYFHQLISAVGYCHSRGVFHRDLKPENLLLDEHGNLKVSDFGLSAVRDQIHPDGLLHTLCGTPAYVAPEILSKRGYDGAKVDVWSCGVVLFVLTAGYLPFNDPNLMVMYRKIYKGEFRCPRWMSPDLKRFLRKLLDVNPETRITVEEMKKDPWFRKGYKEIKPYEDDYGLGLGVGPNKVLNAFDIVTFSSGLDLSGLFGDIGSGKGEWLVVRGLPEEVVEVAEEVGVAQGMAVRWKKEGGVDLGRMKGELEIGVEAYRLPAEMVLVEVRKKFGDDVAFRELWENKLKPRFLLLKCGSDVATTSSQHNEEPESPVLNEQSRNNKPEVIYDQC